In Parabacteroides timonensis, the genomic stretch TTTAACCAAAGTCAAATGACTAGCTAAAACGTTCCTTTTTTCTAGTCATGCTTTTGGAGGGTATTTGACTTTATGCAAAAAAGAGACTATTTCATACAAACTTTGCTATACAGTTGATAAGAAAGCATATAGATTGGAAAAAATAATTTCTAAAAGAATTGCAGATTAAAAATTATGATATAACTTTGTTGACTAGAAAAAAGGAACGTTAAAATTAGTCACTCCATTTAGACCTATTACCCTTTATTATTCAACATATATACATTCTATTTACTTCTATTTAAATGACTTTAAAAACAAAAAGATCATATGTAATGTACGCATACGTACATTAGTTTTATTAGTTACTCACGACCAAAAAATCAAGAGATTTCACCCAAAAGGCAATTTAAGGAATAAAAAAAGGGTGATCCCTTTTAGAAAGGAACCACCCCGGAAAGATATTTGATATATTATCTTCTTACTGTAAGTCGGCCGCAGCAAGGATCTGGTCGACAGCCTGTATCAAGCCATCCGAGTTCTTACCGCCTGCTGTTGCGAAGTGAGCCTGGCCACCGCCACCACCCTGGATCAGCTTAGCTGCATCTTTCACCAATTTGCTTGCATCCAATCCGTCGGCTACCAGCGGTTCGCTCAGCATAACCATCAGCGCACATTTGGAACCGTCTTTTATACCGGCAACAAAGAACACTTTTTCATCCGTACAGCTTTCGCCCTTGATCTGGAATGCCAGGTCTTTGATGGCATCCACATTGGCTTCACCACGGAAGACAACCACTTTCACACCGTGGCGTACCACAGCTTTAGCGATCAGGTCTTTCTTCATGGAAGCTACTTTCTCTTTAATGTAGTCGCCTACCTGCTTTTTCAGTTCGGCATTCTCTTCAATAGACTTGCGGATGGTCTGAGCCAGGTTAGGCACGTTGTTGAACATAGCACGCAATTCGCGGAAAGAATCTTGCAGATGGTAGGTATATTCTTCAGCAGCTTCAGCCGTCACCGCTTCGATACGGCGAACACCTGCAGCAATCGAACTTTCTGCCACTACGCGTAAGGAGCCGATCATACCGGTTGCCGGGATATGCGTACCACCGCACAACTCGATAGAAGAACCGTATTTAACCACACGGACTTCTTCGCCGTACTTTTCACCGAACAGCGCCATAGCACCCAGGGCTTGTGCCTGAGCGATCGGCATATTGCGGTGTTCTTCCAATGGGAAGTTGGCACGGATCTTTTCGCTTACCAGCTTTTCTACCCGACGGATCTCTTCGTCGGTCACTTTCTGGAAGTGAGAGAAGTCGAAACGAAGAGCTTCGGGAGAAACGAAAGAACCTTTCTGTTCGACATGTGTACCCAGCACTTCACGCAAAGCTTCGTGCAATAAGTGGGTAGCCGAGTGGTTACATTCGCACTGGATACGTTTCTTTTCGTTAATCTTAGCAGTGAAAGTGGCCGTTACATCTTTCGGTAAACGAGTTACGAAATGTACCGGCAGGTTGTTTTCACGTTTGGTATCTACCACGTCCAGCTTTTCATCGTCAGCGATCAGCCATCCGGTATCACCTACCTGTCCACCCATTTCTGCGTAGAACGGAGTCTGATCCAGAACGACCTGGAAGAGTTCTTTATTCTTTTGTTTGATCTTACGGTAACGCAGGATCTCGGCTTCGCATTCGAACAGGTCGTAACCTACGAATTTGGCTTCACCTTCTTTCAGAACTACCCAGTCGCCGGTTTCGATAGCGGCAGCGTTGCGGGCACGTTCTTTCTGCTTCTGCATTTCAGCATTAAACTCTTCGATGTTTGCTTCCATGCCGTTTTCACGCAGGATCAGTTCAGTCAGGTCCAACGGGAATCCGAAAGTATCATATAATGTAAAGGCATCCACACCACTGATTACAGTCTTGCCTTCCGCCTTTGTTTCTTCCATCTTCTTATCCAATAGACGGATACCGGTTTCCAATGTACGCAGGAACGATTCCTCTTCTTCTTTGATTACCTTTTCGATCAATGTCTTCTGGGCAACCAGTTCGGGATAGGCATCTCCCATCGTTTCGATCAATACAGGAAGCAAAGCATACATAAAGGCTTCGCGGCGTCCGAGGAACGTATAACCGTAACGAACGGCACGACGCAGGATACGACGGATCACATAACCGGCTTTTGCATTCGATGGCAACTGACCGTCCGTGATAGAGAATGCTATTGTACGGATATGGTCGGCAATCACACGCATAGCAATATCCTGCTGCTTGTTTTCGCCATATTTAGTTCCGGTAGCGGCAGCGATCACCTGAATGATCGGCTGGAATACATCCGTATCATAGTTGGAAGTCTTGCCCTGCAATGACATACACAGACGTTCGAATCCCATACCGGTATCGATTACCTTGGCAGGCAGCGGTTCTAGCGAGCCGTCAGCCTTCCGGTTGAACTGCATGAACACCAGGTTCCAGATCTCGATCACCTGCGGATGATCTTTGTTGACCATTTCGGCACCGCTCTTAGCCGCACGTTCTTCGTCCGGACGCAAGTCGATATGGATTTCCGAGCAGGGGCCGCAAGGACCGGTATCACCCATTTCCCAGAAGTTATCATGTTTGTTACCGTTGATGATATGATCTTTCGGAAGGTACTGTTCCCAGTAGCCGGCAGCTTCATCGTCGCGCGACAGACCTTCGGCAGGGCTTCCTTCAAATACGGTTGCATATAAACGTTTCGGATCCAGTTTCAGAACATCTACCAGATATTCCCAGGCCCAATTGATTGCTTCTTTCTTGAAATAATCACCGAACGACCAGTTACCCAACATTTCAAACATGGTGTGGTGGTAGGTATCGTGTCCTACTTCTTCCAGGTCGTTATGCTTACCGCTCACACGAAGACATTTCTGTGAGTCCGCGACGCGAGGATATTTGATGGGTACATTACCCAGGATAATATCTTTAAACTGATTCATACCCGCATTGGTGAACATCAATGTAGGGTCCCCCTTCACTACCATCGGAGCAGACGGCACTATCTGGTGCTGCTTGGAAGCGAAGAACTCTTTAAACGATTCACGGATTTCTTTTGCTGTCAACATAATCTAATATATAGTTCTCGTTAATATTCTGAAAAACAATTTGCAAAAGTACTGCAAATTATTATTTTTGCACGTATCCAAGCTATAAAAATATTCAATGAAGCTGTTTAAAACAAGAAAAACATATTACTTATATAACCCTAGCACACTCAATTACGAGCGTGTCTACCCTTCCGCCAAAGATCGTTTCTTCATTGTGCTCCGTCATTTGAGCATAGGTGCGGCCATAGGGATCGGGGCTTTTTTCATTTTAATGTACACGATCGACTCGCCGGTAGAGTCGTTATTGAAGAAGGAAAACAAGCTGTTACAAACTCAATATGAGGTACTTTCGCTTCGCCTAACCAATGCCCTCGAAGTATTGGACGACATCCAGCAACGCGACGAGAACCTGTATCGTGCCATCTTCCAGGCAGAGTCCATTCCCGAATCGGTACGTAAATCTGGTTTCGGGGGAACCAACCGTTACGAACATCTGTTGAGCTTGCCTAACCCGGAACTGGTCGTTTCCACCACACAGAAGATGGATATGCTCTCGAAGCAGCTCTATATACAAAGCAACTCGTTGGAAGAGTTGATCAAGCTGGGTAAGAACCAGGAAGAACGTAGCCGTTGCATCCCTGCCATCCAGCCTATCTCCAATAAGGACCTGCGCCGTACGGCATCCGGTTATGGTGTGCGTATCGACCCGATATACAGAACTCCCCGCTTCCACTCGGGCATGGACTTCTCCGCCAAAGTGGGAACGGAAATTTATGCAACCGGTGACGGCGTCGTCACGTTTGCCGCCTGGAAACAGGGATACGGCAACTGTCTGATGATTGATCACGGCTACGGATTCCAGACATTATACGGCCACATGAGCAAGTTCAAGAAGCGCGTCGGACAGAAAGTGACCCGCGGCGAAGTGATTGGCGAAGTGGGTAATACAGGTAAATCTACCGGACCGCACCTGCATTACGAAGTGATAGTCCGGGGTAAACACGACAACCCGTCCAGATACTATTACATGGATCTTACACCTGAAGAATACGACCGTATGATCCAGATCGCAGAAAACCATGGACAGGTAATGGATTAAACATCTTTAAGACGATGGCATTAAATAAAGATAAAAATCTGAAGTTATATTTCTCCATCAGCGAGGTGGCGCAGATGTTCGACGTCAACGAGTCGACCCTGCGTTTCTGGGAGAAGGAATTCGATATTATCCGCCCGCGTAAAACGGCAAAAGGAACCCGTTTCTACAAACAGGAGGATATCGACGCCGTACGTCTGATCTTCCACCTGGTAAAAGAACGAGGTATGACACTGGCCGGTGCACGCCAGAAGCTAAAGGACAACAGGGAAACAACCATCCGCCAGGAAGAGATCGTCAACAAACTGAAACAAATCAAAGAAGAGTTGCTTTCGATGAAGGCTGCCTTTGACGCGCTCGACCCTTCGGAATTACCCCAGGAAGAGAAAATCTAAGTCAAACAATTAGCAGGTTACGAGAGAAAAACGTATCTTCGCCGACAATTTAAGAAAACAATAAATATGGAAATTACGGGAAAGATTATTGCCGTACTACCTGAACAGGGCGGCACAAGTAAAAACGGAAACGAGTGGAAAAAACAGGAGTACGTATTAGAAACACATGACCAATACCCTAAGAAAGTATGCTTCCAGATTTTCGGTGCCGACCGCATCGAACAGGCAGCTATTCAACCCGGAGAAGAATTGACAGTATCATTCGATATAGACAGCCGTGAGTATCAGGGACGTTGGTTCACTAACATCAATGCATGGAAAGTAGACCGTCCGATGGCCGGCGCACCCATGTCGGCTCCCGGAGCGATGACCCCGGATAACTTTGCACCGGCATCTGCCCCGACAGCACCTGCCGCTCCCGACTTCGGTCCGGCAAATCCGATCGACGACCTGCCGTTCTAATCACGGTAGCGTAACTATAACGCAGATTGGGCAGATAACGCAGATCTTAATTAGAATCTGCGATTATCTGCCCAATCTGCGTTACATATAGTTTGTATCCTACATCAGAACGGATACCCGATAGCCAGGTGCCAACCCGGCGTATAATTGGGTACGTTGAAATAGCCTTTCTTTGCTTCGTAAGGCACATGCAGGGGAACACCCATATCCAGGCGGATTACGATAAAGGTTAAGTCGTAACGTAATCCGACACCGGCATCCAGCGCCAGGTCTCTCAGGAAACGCCCCCATTTCAGCTGACCGCCAGGACGTTGCTTGTCTTCACGGATCAGCCAGATGTTACCCGTATCTATAAAAGCAGCACCATGCAGGTCACCCAGGATCGGAAAACGGTATTCGAGATTGGCCTCGAACTTCAGGTCGCCGGTCTGGTCGAGATAGCTGTACGTACTTTCGGGCGGAAGATAGCTACCCGGACCGATCGAACGAATCGTGAAGGCACGGAGGCTATTAGCCCCTCCGATATAGAATTGTTCGTTGTAAGGAGACACACGGGCATTTCCATAACTATAAATGGCTCCCGCCATAACGCGGCCAACCAGATGCTGGTTATGACCTATCTTATAGTTGTAACGGATTTCCGCCGTTCCTTTCACGAACTGGGCGAATTTATTTCCCAGCAAATGTTTTCCTTCTTCATTGAATTTCTTTCCGGCAATGGCATAACCCGCAGCCAGCAAATTACCCGCCTGCGAAACAGACAACTGAAACCAGGTATGATTCCGTTTGGAAGTG encodes the following:
- the alaS gene encoding alanine--tRNA ligase produces the protein MLTAKEIRESFKEFFASKQHQIVPSAPMVVKGDPTLMFTNAGMNQFKDIILGNVPIKYPRVADSQKCLRVSGKHNDLEEVGHDTYHHTMFEMLGNWSFGDYFKKEAINWAWEYLVDVLKLDPKRLYATVFEGSPAEGLSRDDEAAGYWEQYLPKDHIINGNKHDNFWEMGDTGPCGPCSEIHIDLRPDEERAAKSGAEMVNKDHPQVIEIWNLVFMQFNRKADGSLEPLPAKVIDTGMGFERLCMSLQGKTSNYDTDVFQPIIQVIAAATGTKYGENKQQDIAMRVIADHIRTIAFSITDGQLPSNAKAGYVIRRILRRAVRYGYTFLGRREAFMYALLPVLIETMGDAYPELVAQKTLIEKVIKEEEESFLRTLETGIRLLDKKMEETKAEGKTVISGVDAFTLYDTFGFPLDLTELILRENGMEANIEEFNAEMQKQKERARNAAAIETGDWVVLKEGEAKFVGYDLFECEAEILRYRKIKQKNKELFQVVLDQTPFYAEMGGQVGDTGWLIADDEKLDVVDTKRENNLPVHFVTRLPKDVTATFTAKINEKKRIQCECNHSATHLLHEALREVLGTHVEQKGSFVSPEALRFDFSHFQKVTDEEIRRVEKLVSEKIRANFPLEEHRNMPIAQAQALGAMALFGEKYGEEVRVVKYGSSIELCGGTHIPATGMIGSLRVVAESSIAAGVRRIEAVTAEAAEEYTYHLQDSFRELRAMFNNVPNLAQTIRKSIEENAELKKQVGDYIKEKVASMKKDLIAKAVVRHGVKVVVFRGEANVDAIKDLAFQIKGESCTDEKVFFVAGIKDGSKCALMVMLSEPLVADGLDASKLVKDAAKLIQGGGGGQAHFATAGGKNSDGLIQAVDQILAAADLQ
- a CDS encoding M23 family metallopeptidase, which translates into the protein MKLFKTRKTYYLYNPSTLNYERVYPSAKDRFFIVLRHLSIGAAIGIGAFFILMYTIDSPVESLLKKENKLLQTQYEVLSLRLTNALEVLDDIQQRDENLYRAIFQAESIPESVRKSGFGGTNRYEHLLSLPNPELVVSTTQKMDMLSKQLYIQSNSLEELIKLGKNQEERSRCIPAIQPISNKDLRRTASGYGVRIDPIYRTPRFHSGMDFSAKVGTEIYATGDGVVTFAAWKQGYGNCLMIDHGYGFQTLYGHMSKFKKRVGQKVTRGEVIGEVGNTGKSTGPHLHYEVIVRGKHDNPSRYYYMDLTPEEYDRMIQIAENHGQVMD
- a CDS encoding DUF3127 domain-containing protein, encoding MEITGKIIAVLPEQGGTSKNGNEWKKQEYVLETHDQYPKKVCFQIFGADRIEQAAIQPGEELTVSFDIDSREYQGRWFTNINAWKVDRPMAGAPMSAPGAMTPDNFAPASAPTAPAAPDFGPANPIDDLPF
- a CDS encoding MerR family transcriptional regulator encodes the protein MALNKDKNLKLYFSISEVAQMFDVNESTLRFWEKEFDIIRPRKTAKGTRFYKQEDIDAVRLIFHLVKERGMTLAGARQKLKDNRETTIRQEEIVNKLKQIKEELLSMKAAFDALDPSELPQEEKI